The following are encoded in a window of Castanea sativa cultivar Marrone di Chiusa Pesio chromosome 5, ASM4071231v1 genomic DNA:
- the LOC142637155 gene encoding small ribosomal subunit protein mS86 (rPPR1): MSLTTRLRHSLTYSHRVATHLHHFYSTSSILSQNSSTPLSSKSKTRSALSLLKSEQNPHKILEICHAASLSPESHLDRIAFSVAISKLSESNHFDTIRQFLDDLLTSRPDLKTERFASHAIVLYGQAKMIPQAIDTFKRIRDLGFPRTVKSLNALLFACLLAKDYKELNRVFIEFPKFYEIQPNLDTFNTVIKGFSESGSTSSGYSVLAEMERKSVKPNATTFGNLLAGFYKEEKFEDVGKVLKLMENHGVNRGIGTYNIRIQSLCKLKKSSEAKALMDGMLSRGMKPNSDTYSHLIHGFCKEGDLEEGKKLLKSMKSRGFQPSSDCYYSLVYFLCQGKDFDAALSIAKESMEKGWVPNFGTMKSLVEGLVGVSKVDEAREVIKQVKEKVTKNVEMWDEIEAGLPQ, translated from the coding sequence ATGTCCCTCACCACTCGTCTCCGCCACTCCCTCACATACTCCCACCGCGTCGCCACCCACCTCCACCACTTCTACTCCACCTCATCCATCCTCTCCCAAAACTCCTCCACCCCTCTCTCCTCCAAGTCCAAGACCCGATCGGCACTCTCCCTCCTCAAGTCCGAGCAAAACCCACACAAAATCCTCGAAATCTGCCACGCCGCTTCTCTCTCCCCCGAGTCCCACCTCGACCGCATCGCTTTCTCCGTCGCCATTTCCAAGCTCTCCGAATCCAACCACTTCGACACAATCCGCCAGTTCCTCGACGACCTCCTGACCTCTCGTCCCGACCTCAAAACGGAGCGTTTCGCTTCTCACGCTATCGTTCTGTACGGTCAAGCCAAGATGATCCCACAAGCCATTGACACTTTCAAGCGAATTCGCGATCTGGGTTTTCCTCGAACCGTTAAATCTCTCAACGCTTTGCTTTTTGCTTGTCTTTTGGCTAAGGATTACAAGGAGCTGAACCGGGTTTTTATTGAGTTTCCGAAGTTTTATGAGATTCAGCCGAATTTGGATACGTTTAATACGGTGATTAAAGGGTTTTCGGAATCGGGTTCGACCAGTTCTGGGTACTCTGTTTTGGCTGAGATGGAGAGGAAGTCTGTGAAGCCGAATGCCACGACTTTTGGAAATTTGCTTGCTGGGTTTTACAAGGAGGAGAAGTTTGAGGATGTTGGGAAGGTTTTGAAATTGATGGAGAACCATGGAGTGAATAGGGGTATTGGTACTTATAACATTAGGATTCAGAGTTTGTGTAAGTTGAAGAAGTCTTCCGAGGCTAAGGCTCTGATGGATGGAATGTTGTCGAGGGGGATGAAGCCGAATTCGGATACTTATTCCCATTTGATTCATGGGTTTTGTAAGGAAGGGGATTTGGAGGAAGGTAAGAAGCTCTTGAAGAGTATGAAGAGTAGGGGTTTTCAACCGAGTAGCGATTGTTATTATTCATTGGTGTATTTCCTGTGCCAAGGAAAGGATTTCGATGCTGCTTTATCCATTGCTAAGGAGAGTATGGAGAAGGGTTGGGTCCCGAATTTTGGGACAATGAAGTCGCTCGTGGAGGGGCTTGTGGGAGTTTCGAAGGTCGATGAGGCTCGAGAGGTTATTAAGCAAGTCAAGGAGAAGGTCACGAAGAATGTCGAAATGTGGGATGAAATTGAAGCTGGCTTGCCTCAGTAA